A portion of the Oxynema aestuarii AP17 genome contains these proteins:
- a CDS encoding HAMP domain-containing sensor histidine kinase — protein MQPRQSPDPFSNSTETTEDDYSVFFEPPGDRSPSERSRSRPGLKGAIAAFNLRQKISLGYIVTLGIVAIGLTGGFVFGTVHQENGIRAFAIADEREQILSDLRIASLEVPLYIQELAILPDFSPQKFDRFILQWKQELQEIDRDLTRLQALHSDDHDLSQFFEKYQDVSRDYEREIEKLSNELTFLLFQTEEIGKVRSLLLNFRQKPVIFRFDRFSRELEVERKVASYQAENAQLKLNQSILIRKWFISITLLLSAIVAILFALYTSRAIALPIQGLTRVVRQATEESNFDLEVPVTTEDEIGQLALSFNQLIAKVKYLLGELEAEKQTQLIQSEKMASLGRMLAGVAHEINNPINFIYGNIDPAREYIEDMLTLIETYEAEIPNPPDAVRDCAEEIEIEFLKEDLLKLLQSMKIGADRARAIVLSLKNFSRLDEANPQPVNLHECIDSSLLILHNRVKREIEIDLKYGEIPKVEGYMGLLYQVFMNILSNAVDALEEQTVIQGAEPKKITISTELLNPNSILVRIADNGCGIKPQDYQKIFENFFTTKPRGIGTGLGLAISRQIVEEKHGGKIECLSTWGRGTEFRIELPIKNPDRR, from the coding sequence ATGCAGCCTCGGCAATCCCCAGATCCGTTCTCGAATTCTACTGAAACCACTGAGGATGATTACTCGGTGTTTTTTGAACCGCCTGGCGATCGCTCGCCTTCCGAACGGTCGCGATCGCGTCCCGGTCTCAAAGGGGCGATCGCGGCATTTAATCTACGCCAAAAAATTAGTTTGGGATATATCGTAACTCTCGGAATTGTCGCGATCGGCTTGACGGGAGGCTTTGTGTTCGGTACGGTTCATCAAGAAAACGGGATCCGTGCTTTTGCGATCGCCGACGAACGCGAGCAAATTCTCAGCGACCTGCGCATTGCTAGTTTGGAAGTTCCTTTATATATCCAGGAACTGGCGATCTTACCCGATTTTTCTCCTCAAAAATTCGATCGCTTCATCCTCCAGTGGAAACAAGAATTACAGGAGATCGATCGCGATTTAACCCGACTTCAAGCTTTGCATTCCGACGACCATGACCTCAGTCAGTTTTTTGAAAAATATCAAGATGTCTCTCGCGATTACGAGCGCGAAATTGAAAAACTCTCCAATGAATTAACTTTTTTACTCTTTCAAACTGAAGAAATTGGAAAAGTCCGCAGCTTGTTATTGAATTTTCGGCAAAAACCCGTCATTTTTCGCTTCGATCGCTTTTCTCGCGAGTTGGAAGTCGAGCGCAAAGTCGCCAGCTATCAAGCCGAAAACGCTCAACTTAAATTAAACCAATCGATCTTAATTCGTAAGTGGTTTATCTCAATTACCCTGTTGCTCTCGGCGATCGTCGCCATTTTATTTGCCCTCTACACCAGTCGCGCGATCGCCCTTCCCATTCAAGGACTCACCCGCGTCGTCCGCCAAGCCACGGAAGAATCGAATTTTGACCTCGAAGTTCCCGTCACGACTGAAGATGAAATCGGTCAACTCGCTCTCTCTTTTAACCAACTTATTGCTAAAGTCAAATACCTTTTAGGCGAACTCGAAGCTGAAAAACAAACCCAGTTAATTCAAAGTGAAAAAATGGCCAGTCTCGGGCGCATGTTGGCGGGAGTGGCTCACGAAATTAATAATCCCATCAATTTTATCTACGGCAATATCGATCCGGCTCGTGAATACATTGAAGATATGTTAACGTTAATCGAAACTTACGAAGCAGAAATTCCCAACCCTCCCGACGCCGTTCGCGATTGTGCGGAAGAGATCGAAATTGAGTTTTTAAAAGAGGATTTGTTAAAACTTTTGCAATCGATGAAAATCGGCGCCGATCGCGCCCGCGCTATTGTCTTGAGTTTGAAAAACTTTTCTCGTTTGGATGAAGCCAATCCCCAACCTGTTAATTTGCACGAGTGCATCGATAGCAGTTTGCTCATTTTACACAATCGGGTCAAACGGGAAATCGAGATCGATCTCAAATATGGCGAAATTCCTAAGGTCGAAGGCTATATGGGATTGCTGTATCAAGTGTTTATGAATATCCTCAGCAATGCGGTCGATGCTTTGGAAGAACAAACGGTAATTCAAGGTGCGGAACCGAAGAAAATTACGATTTCTACGGAACTGTTAAACCCTAATTCGATTTTGGTTCGGATCGCCGACAATGGATGTGGGATTAAACCCCAGGATTATCAAAAGATTTTTGAAAACTTTTTTACTACGAAACCACGGGGAATCGGGACGGGTTTGGGACTGGCGATCAGTCGCCAAATTGTTGAGGAAAAACACGGGGGGAAAATTGAGTGTCTTTCGACTTGGGGACGGGGGACGGAGTTTCGCATCGAGTTACCGATTAAAAATCCCGATCGCCGATAA
- a CDS encoding DUF937 domain-containing protein — protein MGLFDQIIGAIDSSDRQANPSQLGAILSTVQHLTRNTNADLSTTQTAISIVGSYVRSALQEKRATEGEQTASSIVNHFAGTSANPQAIAALFSSSQVSQLIEAIGAKTGLDPSQIQMMLPILIPVVLNLLRTGANTDNPEAEGNPVLNSFLDADGDGDVDIADALNLAGGFLNRGR, from the coding sequence ATGGGACTTTTTGACCAAATTATCGGTGCGATCGATAGCAGCGATCGCCAAGCCAATCCGAGTCAATTAGGCGCTATTCTCAGTACGGTGCAACACCTCACCCGTAATACCAATGCGGATTTATCCACGACTCAAACGGCGATTTCAATTGTCGGGAGTTACGTGCGATCGGCCCTTCAGGAAAAACGAGCCACGGAAGGCGAACAAACAGCAAGCTCGATTGTCAATCATTTTGCCGGAACGAGTGCCAATCCTCAAGCGATCGCCGCTTTGTTTTCTTCCTCGCAAGTCAGTCAGTTGATCGAGGCGATCGGCGCTAAAACTGGACTCGATCCGTCTCAAATCCAAATGATGCTCCCGATTCTCATTCCTGTGGTGCTGAATTTATTACGAACGGGTGCCAATACTGATAATCCGGAGGCGGAAGGCAATCCCGTTCTCAACTCTTTCTTGGATGCCGATGGCGATGGCGATGTCGATATCGCCGACGCGCTTAATTTGGCCGGAGGCTTTTTAAATCGGGGTCGTTAG